The Flavobacterium sp. 102 genomic interval TACGAAAATGAACTTAAATATGAAAGAGAGTTTGAAGGAACCAGAGAAGCTGTTTTTGAAGCAATAACAATTGCAATTCCTTATTTAAAAGATGTTGGCTATAATAGTTTATATCATGAATTAGAGGCTGTTGTAATTATTGATGAAAATGATTTAGGGAAAAAAACTCATTCTAATATGAGTGATGGGTTAATAGCTATGCTTAATTTGGTAGCAGAGTTGGCATTTCGTTGTGTGGTTTTAAACGGTTTCCTAGGTGCCGAGGCAGTTAAGGAGTCTCCCGGAATTGTCATGATTGATGAACTTGATATGCATTTACATCCAAATTGGCAGAAACATGTTATAAAGGATTTAAAAGCTGCTTTTCCAAAACTGCAATTTGTAGTCACAACCCACTCGCCATTTATTGTACAGAGTTTAGAATCTGATGAACTAATAAACCTAGATAAACCTACCGATGTTTCATTAAAAGATCTTACTATTGATGAAGTAGCTACTGAAATCATGGGAGTAGATAGTGAGTTTTCGATTGACAATCAGGAAAACTATGAAAAAACAAAACAATTGCTTCAGAATGATAGTGATGATAATATAGGAAATCCACTATTACGCGCCTTTATTGAAATCAATCGCGACTTAAAAAACAGTAATGATGAGGCCGTTAGATAAAGGAGCTATACCTATCGATGCTTTAGGCAACCCAATTATAGTTACAAATTATACTTACTGGAGAGATAAATTAATTGACCGTATTGGATATTATTGTGCCTATTGCAACATGCCTCTAAGCCACAGTCTACAAGTAGAACATGTAGTTCCTAAAAATCCACTTGGCCCAGCTCCAGGTGATCCTCTTGCATGGAGTAATATGCTACTTGCTTGTGGTCCTTGCAACAATGCAAAATCAGATGATCCTGTAGATTTTGTGACTTATTATTTCCCTGAAGAGCACAATACCCTATTTCCATTTCGTATCCGTCTAAATATTAGCAATGATGCAGCTTTTGTTGTTCCAACAAATGGCATAAATCCCATACAATTGGCAAAATCAACAGCCACAATTAATTTAACGGCACTCGATGTTAAAGATAACAGAAGTAACATAGTAGATATACGTTGGAAAAAACGCAAGGATGCAATAATAACTGTAGAAGCTGCTTTTGAAGTATATCAATTGCTAAAGTTAGTACCAACATTTGATGCAGCAAGAAGTGCACATAACATATTGCAATTCGCTATACCATGCGGCTTTTTTTCTTTATGGTTTGAAAAATTTGAAAATGAGCCAGAAGTAATGGAAGCACTAATTAATGGGTTACCAGGCACTGCCATAATTTGTTTCGACCCTGCTAACGGTTATCGTCCAATGCATCGAAACCCTATTAATGTTGCCGATCCATTTTAAAAACAGATAACGCTAACATTGTTTTTTAAGAGATTTAATTGATGAACTAGGCAGGCAACTTTAAAAGCTATAGAAGAAATGCCATGATTAATCGTTAACCAAAATAATGGTGTATAAATTAATGAGATAATGGAAATCACATCAAAATCAAATGCTATCGCAAAACGGTACAACTTTTAAGAACAATTGAGTAGTTGAATTTAGAGGGCTGTTAAAACGGGGAAATATTATTAACGGAAAGATTTCTAAAAAGGTAACAAAATAAGTCAGTTTGCAAAGCTAAAATAATTTCCTTGAGAACTATGCTAAAAAAAGAAGAATTAAAAAATATCGTATTTATATCAATAGCGTTAGCGGCAATCATTGCTGTCTTATATTTATTTGTATTAGCTTTAAAATTAGAATTATCAAGTATTGCTAGGGCAGTTAGTTTTGGTATTACAGTAACAACGTTTTTTTGGACATACTATTTTACTGAAGGATGGAAATGGAAAATCTCTAGTTGGATGTTTTATCGCCCGAATATCAATGGTACTTGGGCAGGATTTATAATTTCTGACTATATTAATGAAAATGGAGATAAAGTTCCACCGATTGAATTTTACATCGTCATACGACAAAGCTTTATCAGAGTTCATTTTACAACCTTCACTAAGGATTTTGTTGGAATATCTTATGCCGAAACGTTCGCTTTGAACGAGGATAAAGGTTTAAAGAATGTGGCTTACCTCTATAAAAAAGATTCAACCCAAAATAATGATGAACATTTGAGAGAAGGAGCAACTGAATTAAGATTGATAATTGGTAATGACGAAAAAAAATTAGAAGGTAAATATTGGAGTAATACCAAAACACAAGGAACAGTTTCCGTCAAACAAATAAGTGAGAATCACGTTGATTCTTTTAGCAATGCTCAAAAAATAAAAAATGCATAATATTTATATTAGAATAGATTGCGACAATGTTGGCGACAAAATTGAATTTGCGTTATATAACGACGACCCTGAAACAGCTCAAAAAATTAGTGATTCTATAAAAATCAATATAAAGTGGTTAATAGATAACATGAATCAAATTTCAAAGGGTAAAGTTTTACTCATTGGCTCTGATGATATTTTATTTGAAACCAATGAAGAATTTTTTAATATACAGAAACTGGAAAACCTTAGACAAGAATTTTTTATGAAAACGAATATTACTTTAAGCATTGGAGTTGGAATCTCAATTATTGATGCCTTAACTAATTTGAATATTGCAAAGATCTCAGGAAAAAACAGAATCATCTTAAATAGGCATTCCCTTTAGAGATAGTCCTTTTAGACATTAAAGCTTGATTGACTGGAGGATGTCGTTTATATGTAATTCTTTAATTCTGTAATATAATAATTGAGCCCTGCTTCTTCTAATTTGGCTAATTCTCGGAAAGCGTCTCGATGGCAATGCCTGTATTTCTTTTTGCTTCCGCAAAAACATAATGCTGTTCTGTCAGGTTCTTGTTTACTCATAACCATATTTAAAGCCATTATGATATTGCTTATATTCTTTGTTTTAAGTATTTCATAAAAAAATTCAATCCAACCTAACGCACCATGTGACCGCTCTTTAAGGAAGTAACCATTTTTCCTTCTGAAAGTTTGGTTAAACAGATAGGGCTGTACTTGTGATTTAATAAACTTTATTAAATCTATTCCATCATAACAAATAATCTTTTCTTCTGGTGGACTACATATACAGCAGTTCCCTTCAGCATAGATATGCCAGTCAATATTTTTTGGGATTTTCCCACCAATCTCAAATAATTCCGGAAACTCATTTGGATAATTAATTCCTGCTCTAATTTCTATTTCATAACTATCCTCAAGACTTCCGTCTTGGCCAATTAAATCAAACATCCCGCGTAAAAAAGGAATATTGTTGTCAAATAAAAGAGTCAGCTTCGAAAATTCTTTAATTACCAAAGCCGACTCTTCTTCAAAAATTTTATATCCTTCCATTACATAGCCCACGGACTAGAACCTGCGGCACCAACTGCGGCGGCAGAACGATTAACAGACGAGTTCTTATCTTCCCCATCAGGAAATCTATCACCTAAATGCTTTTGCCACAAACGGCTGGCTTTTAACTGGTTTTCTTCTTTCAAAGCCGCTTCAGCATCATCTAAGAAGTCTTTAAGATTGGATTTGAAATTCTTCTCACGAGCCTCCTCATAATCACCAAATAAGTCATCATTTGGAACCGCTGGTACAATACATTCAAATTTTCTATCCATTTCCTTTTTTATCTCACGCAAAATATCAGTCAATAAAATATCGTCACGGTCATTTAGGACAATATTCTTTTTAGCATTTATTGCCAGAATAGTCATAGCAAGCCCGTTAGGCATTCTATGTCTTTTAAAATCACACCAAGCTTTCAAATACTTCACTGCTTTAATTATTTTTCCTTCGCTATCCTTATTCTTATTAAACCAATCCACAACCGCTTTAGGATCGCTGTCTTCCCAACCATTATTTTTAACCGCAAGTTTATATTCCTGTCCGTCAATTTTATAATAAACCGGATGATCTATTTCATAATCCCCTGCAAAAATATTCCGAATACATTTTTTACGATGTTCCGGAGTTGTTGAGGTATAGCCATTAACTGCATCCCAAACCCAACCTTGAAGTGTTGTCGCAGTTACATCAGGTTCTCTGAAAAAATAAACTCCGTCGTCAAGGTCACATATGTCGTCCTTAGTCCGTATTCCGGTTTTCATTTTATCAGAACCTTGGATATAAAATTTTGGTTTATATGCAGGATGGTTGTCTTTAAAATATTTAACTATCCTGTCTCGCAGGTTAGTTTTTGATGTTGTCATTTTATTCCTTTTTGTAGAACTGATGGAGATTTTTCCATTATATTCTTGAAATAAGTTATTGCAATCTGCCATAATTTAATCTTTTAAAAAGTTAATAATTTCTTTTAAATTCTTCTTTGCCAGCTCTTCGCCAACTGCTTCAAGTCTTTGTAAATCTTTTTTGCTCGAAGCATTTAAATCTATTGTATCACTTCCAAATTCATGCTGTATCCTGAGATATTTAAAGCCTTCCTTGTCTTTTGCTATAACACGCTCGAGGAATAATAAATATTGTTCTGTAATCTGTGCCTGGCTGTCCAAAATGATATCCAGTAATCTTGGCTTTGGAAATAGCCAGTACCACATATCTTTCTCTTTCCAACTTTTTTTAATAATATGTTTTCCTTTCCCGGTACCTAATGACAATACCTTTATTTCCGAAAAATCTTTATTCATCTTTTCGGTAGCTTCAAGAACTCCAATGAGGGCAGGATTATTGGCAAAAATTCCACCATCAATCATGTTTACATTAGTACCTTTTCCAAACTCATTAGAATAACTGAAAGTGTGAGGCGGAAAATAAATTGGGGCTGATGAACTGGAAAGCGCTGCCTCATGCGCAGGTATTTTGTAATCCCGGAAATAATCGTCGTGATGTTTTGTCTTGAGGATATTTATCTCACCTGTATTTCCATTAAATGTTGGTATGCATATGTTTGTTTTCAGGTCGTTTAAAAGTGGAACTTCGCCTCCATTAGCAGCTTTATATGCTTCTTCAAGTCTTTTTCGTAGTTTTTTATTACTATATATAGATGTAATTATTGCTCTTCCACTACGAGGCACTATCTTAAGATACCATTTCGGAAAAATTTCAACAGCATATTCATTATAAAAACGAACCAGTTCCGTTGAAGGTATTCCCAGAGCAATTGCAATAGCAAGTATACTTCCTGTTGAAGTACCACAAATCAAATCGAAATGCTCGTATAATTTTTTGTCAGGATTTTTTTTCTTAAGTTCTTCTTCTAATTCCGCAAGCACCTTAGCAGGAATCAGTCCTCTGATTCCCCCTCCATCGATAGATAATATTTTAAAATAATTTTTCATACCTTGATGCTTCTGATATACAATTTTTAATTATTTTTGGTAAATGTCCGAACAAAAAACAGACAAAAACTAGAACGGTTGATAAGTTCTATTTTTTGTTAATAAATATTTTAATGAAGAAAATTCATAAAACTCAGGAAAAACTACTCGATATATTAAAATCAAATATCGATGACCCACTAACTATACGTGAACTTGCCACTTTAGTCGGAGAACAATCTCCAGGTGTTATCCATCATCATCTAGTTCAGCTTGAAAAAAAAGGGTATTTAAAACGTAATCCAAACAACCCCAAAGATTATACCATTATAGATTCAGGAGAAAAACTGGTAGTATATATAAATAAGTATGGTATTGCTCAATGCGGACCTAATGGTCTAATGATAGAGGATAACGTAATTGATAGAATCCCCATAGCATCAAGTTTATTAAAATTTTCCTCATCTGAAGCATTTATTGTCGAGGCACGTGGTGACTCAATGCAACCAAAGATTCATAGTGGCGACATAGTTATTGGAAAGAAACAAAACTTCGCAGAAAACAATGACATTGTGATATGTAGTTATCATGACGAAGTTATGATTAAACAAATAAGAAAAACAGATAATGGTTTCGTTTTATATTCTTTCAATCATGAAAAATATATTCCACGTTTAGTTGAAATAGAAGATTTAAGAATTGAAGGGATAGTAAAAAACATACTACATTATGACTAAATCAATCTACAAGAGCCAAAAAAAAGACCACCTAAAGCGGCCTTTTTCTTTTACAGTAAATCTTTTACTCTTTTACTTCATCTAATAACACCTTTTTTAGAGCATCATTCAACACATTAAAAGTAGTTTTCTTATCCTCTGCTACATCTTCATCACTCATTGCAAATAATAACAAATAAGCCATAGGGATGTTAAAGGCGTCACATATCTTCCGAATAGTGTTTTTTTGAGGAAAGGAAGCATTAAGTTCTATTTGACTTAGAGCATTTACACTTATCTCACACAAGTCTGCCAATTCCTTTTGTCCCATTCCCTTTTGTTTTCGCAGCGATTTGATTGCAGTTCCTATTTCCATAAAATTCTATTTATGTTAAAAATCATCCCAAAAATTGATATCAAAAAGCTTAAGCACTTCATTACTGATTTTTAAAACCATAATTAGGCTGCTTACAAACCCGGGGATATCGGGTGTCGCTCTGTCCAGTTTTTCTATTAATACTTTTTTGTCACTTTCTGATAAGTCAGATTCTTTTATCCTTTCTATAAGGGTATGTATGTTATTTTCCATTTTGGAGATTTGTTTGAATTAATATTGTTCAAAGCTTCTCCCAGTGTTTTTTGTACCGCTGAGAAGCATCGTGTAATCGATGGTAACAAAGCGGTAGCTGAATCTTCCTCAGCAGAAAATATATAGTAATGACCCGTAATTATAGTGGTGAATATTCGTGATTTTATATCGGTGAATGTCTGTCTAACTTTAGTTCTCCACTTTAACAAACGATAAATAAATGAAGGTCTTGGAAGATCTACAGTTACAGCACTTGCAAATAAGTCGTGTATATCGAGATAAGTGTCAAACTGGTAACTTTCAATTTCTTGTTCAATTTCAAGATGTTTGATTCTTTTGAAAAAATAATCGCTAATTAATTCATTATCCAAATCAGACTTATAAATTTTCCCATTCCTTGCCGGTAAAATTCTATCATTAATTCGAATTTCAACTTCTGGCAAAAAGAAACTTTTTCGAACAAACTTCCCGAAAAAATCCCTTAACTCTTCCTGCTCCTTTAAAGTATACTTACTATAGTTGTTAGAAGCCTCTTTATATAAAGATTTTATGGAGTGTGCATAAGCTAAAAGAATTACTTCAAGATGCTTATTGTTTAACCTTGTAAATTCCAAAAGCAACGGATTATATCCGGCATCTCTCAGTAGTGCTTGAATAACAGAAATACTAATCCCAAATTCCTTTGCAATACTCCTTATGGAAATATTATATTCTCTTTCTTTTGAATTAAAACTAAACCAGCTCATATATCATAATTTTAAGCAAAGATATACTATTTATTTAAAATTACAAGTAAAACTTGTAATTTTTTAATTTTTATTTTCTTTTAGATGTAGAGTTCTCATTTTGAAAGCGATTGTGTTAAACTCCAATATGTCTTATTCAGTTAAACTTTAATAAAAAAACTGTTCACGTTCCGTGAACAAACAAAAAAAGTGAACACATAGTGCATATCGCGATTTGCGATATAAACAATAAGTAGAGGTACAACTTCTCAAGAAAATCAAACGATATCTAAAGATGCCCAGTTTAAATTTTTTCAAATCAACGGCGTTTATCGCCGCATATTAGCCAATACATAAATTATGCTAACCAAATCAACCCAGCCAAAAGAGTTTCTTGAAAAGTCATTATCGGGAAAATAGTTCTAAATAAATAGCTTCCATCGCTTCAAATTCTGCAGCAGTAATTTCCTCAAAATATTTTTTTCTCCGATTAGGAAAAACACCTTTATTTTGATGAAGGTACATAATAACATCGCTTAGTCTCTTATCAGGCATATCTATCAATTGTTGGAGTTCCTTTTTTAGTTCGTCATAGCGTTCCAGGAAAAACAACTCTTCAAGTAGGTCATGTTGAATGGTCGAGAATATCGTATTAGCGAGGTATTCACTTTGCAAAGTCAGGTCTGGATATTTAAAATAAGCGCTGACATCATTTGCATTGTCTATACTCAAATCACCTTTTGTCGAAATCGTAAAACGAACACGCTGCATCAGAGGTTTAGAATAATCCTCAAGCACAGTATCATACTCAGCCATATTTTGCAACATATGCGCAGAAACAGGAATGATAACGCCTTGCTCAGCCAAACCATCCCGGGTAAGCATATCGTGAATCAAAAAACGGTGGATGCGTCCGTTCCCATCTAAAAAGGGGTGTATAAAAACGAACCCAAAGGCAATTATTGCAGCACGAGCAACTGCCGGAGTTCCTAAGGTTTTTGCTTCTGTTGCAGTAAGTCCTTTCATCATAGAATCAACCATAAGTGGAGGTGGACATACATAATGATAAATTTCTTCGCCTCGATAATTGGTTTGCCCAATATAATTTTGAAAATCTCGAAAACCAGGTTGAGCATATCGTGGGTCTACAATAGCATTTTGCAGCGTGGTTAAATTCTGTTCAGCCATTACCTCCGAAAAAGGCTGCTTCCCTGCTTGATAGAGTATATTGATAAACCGGTCTACACGGTCAGGCGATGGTTTTTCGCTTTCAATCTCGTAAGATGATCGAGTTTCCTTACGGTATAAATATTGGGTGGCACGTTGAAATATTTCAGGAGAATAATCATTTTTAAGCCCTTCAATTTCACTCCTAATGTCTTTTGCAAGTAGCGCATCTAAAGCTTGCGTTTTTCGGATTATCGGGCAAAACTCCGGAACGCCCAATAAATTGTCATTAATCCGCCAGCGGGCATTTTTTATTACATTACCGGTAACATATCGGTCGGTGTCAAGCAAATCAGTATAATTGCCACTGACCTCATGGGTGATGTTTAATTTTCTATTGGTTAACCATTCATATAAATAACCTATCCTTCTTGCATAACGTCCGCTTGGGCTTTCGGAAATATAATGTAGAAGTTCCTGTTCTTCCAATCTGTCGAATACTGCCGCTAAAAGATCAAGATTCAAATCGTCATATTTCAGCATAAATTCTATATGACCTGTCACAGTATCATTTTTAGGAGCATACTTGGGACCATAGGTTTGCTCAGTACTACTATCATGAGCCAGCTCAATTTTATCCCTTGTTCCAATATAGGAACGATGGGTTATACGATAATTACTGAGTCCAAAATGTGCTGCCAGCCAAAGGCTTCCTGCTGTTTGTATTGCCATAAGATGCGGTAAAAATGATATTGATGCAGTAAATGTAATAAAAAAGCCTTGCATTTATGTAAAACAATTATTAAAATA includes:
- a CDS encoding AAA family ATPase; protein product: MHIKSIYLKNFRGFEEETIPLNPQFTAAIGDNGKGKSTILYGLQVALGAYLQCLPIPASPVYRRQFKKSERFIKWDPDEKGYMSNRSETKVSVTAEFNPGKEISWTRLMAANGTTSHNRTLCWELMDTVESLLTKKDRTKKEIFPVVASFGTERTASQLRKVRQAQKRRSRMEKAYLAALGNKVDFHGVVEWLHNYENELKYEREFEGTREAVFEAITIAIPYLKDVGYNSLYHELEAVVIIDENDLGKKTHSNMSDGLIAMLNLVAELAFRCVVLNGFLGAEAVKESPGIVMIDELDMHLHPNWQKHVIKDLKAAFPKLQFVVTTHSPFIVQSLESDELINLDKPTDVSLKDLTIDEVATEIMGVDSEFSIDNQENYEKTKQLLQNDSDDNIGNPLLRAFIEINRDLKNSNDEAVR
- a CDS encoding HNH endonuclease, whose amino-acid sequence is MMRPLDKGAIPIDALGNPIIVTNYTYWRDKLIDRIGYYCAYCNMPLSHSLQVEHVVPKNPLGPAPGDPLAWSNMLLACGPCNNAKSDDPVDFVTYYFPEEHNTLFPFRIRLNISNDAAFVVPTNGINPIQLAKSTATINLTALDVKDNRSNIVDIRWKKRKDAIITVEAAFEVYQLLKLVPTFDAARSAHNILQFAIPCGFFSLWFEKFENEPEVMEALINGLPGTAIICFDPANGYRPMHRNPINVADPF
- a CDS encoding mCpol domain-containing protein; amino-acid sequence: MHNIYIRIDCDNVGDKIEFALYNDDPETAQKISDSIKINIKWLIDNMNQISKGKVLLIGSDDILFETNEEFFNIQKLENLRQEFFMKTNITLSIGVGISIIDALTNLNIAKISGKNRIILNRHSL
- a CDS encoding SEC-C domain-containing protein, with protein sequence MEGYKIFEEESALVIKEFSKLTLLFDNNIPFLRGMFDLIGQDGSLEDSYEIEIRAGINYPNEFPELFEIGGKIPKNIDWHIYAEGNCCICSPPEEKIICYDGIDLIKFIKSQVQPYLFNQTFRRKNGYFLKERSHGALGWIEFFYEILKTKNISNIIMALNMVMSKQEPDRTALCFCGSKKKYRHCHRDAFRELAKLEEAGLNYYITELKNYI
- a CDS encoding cyclic GMP-AMP synthase DncV-like nucleotidyltransferase, encoding MADCNNLFQEYNGKISISSTKRNKMTTSKTNLRDRIVKYFKDNHPAYKPKFYIQGSDKMKTGIRTKDDICDLDDGVYFFREPDVTATTLQGWVWDAVNGYTSTTPEHRKKCIRNIFAGDYEIDHPVYYKIDGQEYKLAVKNNGWEDSDPKAVVDWFNKNKDSEGKIIKAVKYLKAWCDFKRHRMPNGLAMTILAINAKKNIVLNDRDDILLTDILREIKKEMDRKFECIVPAVPNDDLFGDYEEAREKNFKSNLKDFLDDAEAALKEENQLKASRLWQKHLGDRFPDGEDKNSSVNRSAAAVGAAGSSPWAM
- a CDS encoding CBASS cGAMP-activated phospholipase: MKNYFKILSIDGGGIRGLIPAKVLAELEEELKKKNPDKKLYEHFDLICGTSTGSILAIAIALGIPSTELVRFYNEYAVEIFPKWYLKIVPRSGRAIITSIYSNKKLRKRLEEAYKAANGGEVPLLNDLKTNICIPTFNGNTGEINILKTKHHDDYFRDYKIPAHEAALSSSSAPIYFPPHTFSYSNEFGKGTNVNMIDGGIFANNPALIGVLEATEKMNKDFSEIKVLSLGTGKGKHIIKKSWKEKDMWYWLFPKPRLLDIILDSQAQITEQYLLFLERVIAKDKEGFKYLRIQHEFGSDTIDLNASSKKDLQRLEAVGEELAKKNLKEIINFLKD
- a CDS encoding LexA family transcriptional regulator, yielding MKKIHKTQEKLLDILKSNIDDPLTIRELATLVGEQSPGVIHHHLVQLEKKGYLKRNPNNPKDYTIIDSGEKLVVYINKYGIAQCGPNGLMIEDNVIDRIPIASSLLKFSSSEAFIVEARGDSMQPKIHSGDIVIGKKQNFAENNDIVICSYHDEVMIKQIRKTDNGFVLYSFNHEKYIPRLVEIEDLRIEGIVKNILHYD
- a CDS encoding helix-turn-helix domain-containing protein, encoding MEIGTAIKSLRKQKGMGQKELADLCEISVNALSQIELNASFPQKNTIRKICDAFNIPMAYLLLFAMSDEDVAEDKKTTFNVLNDALKKVLLDEVKE
- a CDS encoding Fic family protein encodes the protein MAIQTAGSLWLAAHFGLSNYRITHRSYIGTRDKIELAHDSSTEQTYGPKYAPKNDTVTGHIEFMLKYDDLNLDLLAAVFDRLEEQELLHYISESPSGRYARRIGYLYEWLTNRKLNITHEVSGNYTDLLDTDRYVTGNVIKNARWRINDNLLGVPEFCPIIRKTQALDALLAKDIRSEIEGLKNDYSPEIFQRATQYLYRKETRSSYEIESEKPSPDRVDRFINILYQAGKQPFSEVMAEQNLTTLQNAIVDPRYAQPGFRDFQNYIGQTNYRGEEIYHYVCPPPLMVDSMMKGLTATEAKTLGTPAVARAAIIAFGFVFIHPFLDGNGRIHRFLIHDMLTRDGLAEQGVIIPVSAHMLQNMAEYDTVLEDYSKPLMQRVRFTISTKGDLSIDNANDVSAYFKYPDLTLQSEYLANTIFSTIQHDLLEELFFLERYDELKKELQQLIDMPDKRLSDVIMYLHQNKGVFPNRRKKYFEEITAAEFEAMEAIYLELFSR